The Streptomyces avermitilis MA-4680 = NBRC 14893 genome contains a region encoding:
- a CDS encoding transposase, whose translation MPKRHVRCWPARCPASCPVFGVDVSVWVRSDAECSPGRGYYYHPSRHSAGQPIVAGWAYSWLVGLELKTNSWTAPVDARRLVPGENPNTVAARQIRGLLQQSPELCLQAPLFVFDDGYDSVRPALELTAVPAQILVRVRSDRSFYADPPPRRRTAAGRPRRHGAKFACPDPTTWPAPGRRPHVHGRAVRSSDRADVAPPARQDPAARRPRQPRPRPIIPGTLVRLTVDRLPGRNRAPKTLWLWWTEPPGHTPDPDLLWRAYTRRFDVEHTFRFARQTLNWTLPRPRTPEQADRWTWLVIAAYTQLRLARTLVADHRLPWEKPLPPARLTPGRVRRRFRHVQAVVGTPANPPQPCGRSAGRPPARARTPPPRSQNSRKTRDSPPAGIKAKLRHSRRRDARSWLAERNKSRPRGGCRVEAFSLQRSMEPP comes from the coding sequence ATGCCGAAGCGGCACGTGCGCTGTTGGCCGGCTCGCTGCCCCGCGTCATGTCCGGTCTTCGGGGTGGACGTGAGCGTGTGGGTCCGCAGCGACGCGGAGTGCTCACCCGGACGCGGCTACTACTACCACCCCTCCAGGCACTCGGCGGGACAGCCGATCGTGGCTGGCTGGGCTTACTCCTGGCTCGTCGGCCTGGAGTTGAAGACGAACTCGTGGACCGCTCCGGTCGATGCCAGGCGCCTGGTCCCGGGCGAGAACCCGAACACGGTCGCCGCCCGCCAGATCCGCGGCCTGCTGCAACAGAGTCCTGAACTGTGCCTGCAGGCACCGCTGTTCGTGTTCGACGACGGCTATGACTCCGTCCGTCCGGCCCTCGAGCTCACCGCCGTTCCGGCCCAGATCCTTGTCCGGGTCCGGTCCGACCGGTCCTTCTACGCCGACCCGCCGCCCCGGCGCAGGACGGCTGCCGGACGGCCGCGCCGCCACGGCGCGAAATTCGCCTGCCCCGACCCCACCACCTGGCCGGCCCCCGGACGCCGTCCACACGTGCACGGACGAGCAGTACGGAGCAGTGACCGTGCAGATGTGGCACCGCCTGCACGCCAAGACCCAGCAGCACGACGGCCACGGCAGCCGCGGCCCCGCCCCATCATCCCCGGCACCCTGGTCCGGCTCACCGTCGACCGGCTGCCCGGCCGGAACCGAGCACCGAAGACCTTGTGGCTGTGGTGGACAGAACCACCCGGCCATACCCCCGATCCGGACCTGCTCTGGCGGGCCTACACCCGCCGCTTCGACGTCGAACACACCTTCCGCTTCGCCCGCCAGACTCTGAACTGGACCCTGCCCCGGCCCCGCACCCCTGAGCAGGCCGACAGGTGGACCTGGCTGGTCATCGCCGCCTACACCCAACTTCGCCTCGCCCGAACCCTGGTGGCCGACCACCGACTGCCCTGGGAGAAACCACTGCCGCCAGCTCGGCTCACACCCGGCCGTGTCCGCCGACGATTTCGTCACGTTCAAGCAGTAGTGGGAACACCAGCCAACCCGCCACAACCCTGCGGACGCTCCGCAGGCCGTCCACCGGCGAGGGCCCGCACCCCGCCACCCCGCAGTCAAAACAGCCGCAAGACCCGCGACTCACCCCCCGCAGGGATAAAAGCGAAGCTTAGACACTCCCGCCGACGGGACGCGCGCTCGTGGTTGGCAGAGCGGAATAAATCCAGGCCGAGAGGTGGTTGCCGGGTCGAAGCATTCAGCCTGCAACGTTCCATGGAGCCACCGTGA
- a CDS encoding alpha/beta hydrolase — translation MTLRRVLSGLSAAATLGAAAAISTRRRALAAVPHELRHPVLFLPLNFGNPVTLAIARRLVPLVGAATRPGVRVERRTLPATTDDLPVGVLTYQASGQAPRAALLWIHGGGTVMGAARQENTWCSRVADELGALVVSVDYRLAPENPYPAALDDCFRTLRWLHANAAALGVDPARIAVGGESAGGGLAAAVVQRAHDSGVPVRFQLLLYPMLDDRTALRVDPPNSAIYTWTPDSNRFAWTSYLGRPPQDRDDRPYIAAARRRNLDGLPPAWIGVGDIDLFHDEDVDYARRLSEAGVACELRLESGMYHGADALLDGKAPSMTAFRTAALDALRTALAKP, via the coding sequence ATGACACTCCGACGCGTCCTCAGCGGACTGAGCGCCGCAGCAACCCTCGGCGCTGCTGCGGCGATCAGCACACGTCGCCGCGCTCTGGCGGCAGTCCCCCACGAGCTGCGGCACCCAGTGCTCTTCCTTCCGCTGAACTTCGGCAACCCGGTCACTCTGGCCATCGCTCGCCGCCTCGTGCCCTTGGTGGGAGCCGCCACCAGGCCCGGCGTCCGCGTCGAGCGGCGCACGCTGCCGGCCACGACCGACGACCTCCCCGTCGGGGTGCTCACCTACCAGGCATCAGGCCAAGCGCCGCGCGCAGCGCTGCTTTGGATCCACGGCGGAGGAACCGTCATGGGTGCCGCTCGGCAGGAGAACACCTGGTGCAGCCGCGTTGCCGACGAACTCGGCGCTCTGGTCGTCAGCGTCGACTACCGCCTCGCACCCGAAAATCCGTACCCCGCAGCTTTGGACGATTGCTTCAGGACGCTCCGCTGGCTTCACGCCAACGCCGCCGCCCTCGGCGTCGATCCCGCCCGCATCGCCGTCGGCGGCGAAAGCGCCGGAGGCGGACTCGCCGCCGCCGTAGTCCAGCGCGCCCACGATTCAGGAGTGCCGGTCCGGTTCCAACTCCTCCTCTACCCCATGCTCGACGACCGCACGGCTCTACGCGTCGACCCTCCCAACAGCGCCATCTATACGTGGACCCCGGACTCCAACCGCTTCGCCTGGACCTCCTACCTCGGCCGCCCGCCACAGGACCGCGACGATCGCCCCTATATTGCGGCGGCAAGGCGTAGGAACCTCGACGGGCTGCCGCCCGCGTGGATCGGTGTGGGCGACATCGACCTGTTCCACGACGAAGATGTTGACTACGCCCGACGCCTGAGCGAGGCCGGCGTCGCCTGCGAGCTGCGGCTCGAATCAGGTATGTACCACGGTGCTGATGCCTTGCTCGACGGCAAAGCACCTTCAATGACCGCTTTCCGCACTGCCGCCCTCGACGCTCTGCGAACTGCCCTGGCAAAGCCCTGA
- a CDS encoding DoxX family protein, with amino-acid sequence MILTITLACLIALIFGASGVLNTLALPKARELAAETGFSVAAYRRIGVLQLAGVAGVVLGLAVPPLGGLAGAGLLLLLAGAVVVHLRQGDPVAKLVPAAVCAVLVASYLAALFA; translated from the coding sequence ATGATCCTGACCATCACCCTCGCCTGCCTCATCGCCCTGATCTTCGGGGCAAGCGGAGTGCTCAACACACTCGCATTGCCGAAGGCACGTGAGCTGGCCGCCGAGACCGGCTTCTCCGTCGCCGCTTACCGCCGCATCGGCGTGCTGCAACTGGCAGGAGTCGCCGGCGTGGTGCTCGGCCTCGCCGTGCCGCCGCTCGGCGGCCTCGCGGGGGCCGGGCTTCTCCTGCTGCTTGCCGGAGCTGTGGTCGTGCACCTGCGCCAGGGCGACCCGGTTGCCAAACTCGTGCCCGCCGCCGTGTGCGCGGTGCTTGTCGCGTCATACCTCGCGGCCTTGTTCGCCTGA
- a CDS encoding FAD-dependent oxidoreductase: MNNPQAIDVLIIGAGPSGSALAIDLVRRGLDVRIVDRSPHAFDGSRAKGIQPRSLEVLEDLGALDDVLAGGDTYPKLGLHAGPIGVPWKMFPHKEATPDVPYPNTWLIPQFRTDRALHARLSELGREVEFGKELTELTQDEDTVVAKVVGADGVEEIVARYAVGADGGSSAVRKQLDIGFVGTTDESDRVLIVDASVSGLARNRWHMWPGLGGKLIGACPIPDSDMFQWMIRLTPDEKPPQEIGAIIDRIHSHTRNRHIQLHEIHWKSVFRPNIRLAEHYGRGRVFLVGDAAHVHTPAGAQGLNTGMQDGYNLGWKLGQVLAGADPALLETYEAERQPIAAGVLGLSTEKWGGIAKLDPSSMKRGKDEQQLSLTYYGGPLAPDGMRTGTLHVGDRAPDAQLLGADGAETRLFNLFQGPHFTAIAYGPGAARDLELLDWPTTGAQLKRLTVGSAAGGGRAFSDPKNTLQSAYGLTGDTLLLIRPDGYLGHIATRDFLTTTQAAVRAMAPQAKTRTMSQPSHTYPLA, translated from the coding sequence ATGAACAACCCGCAGGCCATCGACGTACTGATCATCGGTGCCGGCCCCTCGGGCTCCGCCTTGGCGATCGACCTCGTACGCCGCGGCCTCGACGTCCGGATCGTCGACAGGTCCCCCCACGCTTTCGACGGCTCGCGCGCCAAGGGCATCCAGCCCCGCAGCCTCGAAGTCCTCGAAGACCTCGGCGCTCTCGACGACGTGCTGGCCGGCGGAGACACCTATCCCAAGCTCGGGCTCCATGCAGGACCCATCGGTGTGCCGTGGAAGATGTTCCCCCACAAAGAGGCAACCCCGGACGTCCCGTACCCGAACACCTGGCTGATCCCGCAGTTCCGCACGGACCGCGCCCTGCACGCCCGGCTCAGTGAGCTCGGCCGCGAGGTCGAGTTCGGCAAGGAGCTGACCGAGCTGACGCAGGACGAGGACACGGTGGTCGCCAAGGTGGTGGGCGCGGACGGGGTCGAGGAGATCGTCGCCCGCTACGCCGTGGGGGCCGACGGCGGCTCCAGTGCGGTGCGCAAGCAGCTCGACATCGGTTTCGTGGGGACGACGGACGAGTCCGACCGCGTGCTGATCGTGGACGCCTCGGTCAGTGGCCTGGCCCGCAACCGGTGGCACATGTGGCCCGGCCTCGGCGGCAAGCTCATCGGCGCCTGCCCCATCCCCGACAGCGACATGTTCCAGTGGATGATCCGGCTCACGCCCGACGAGAAGCCGCCCCAGGAGATCGGCGCCATCATCGACCGGATCCACTCCCACACCCGCAACCGGCACATCCAGCTGCACGAGATCCACTGGAAGTCCGTGTTCCGGCCCAACATCCGTCTCGCGGAGCACTACGGCCGCGGACGTGTCTTCCTCGTCGGCGACGCCGCGCACGTCCACACGCCGGCCGGTGCCCAGGGTCTGAACACCGGTATGCAGGACGGCTACAACCTCGGCTGGAAGCTCGGCCAGGTCCTCGCCGGAGCCGACCCGGCTTTGCTGGAGACCTACGAGGCCGAGCGGCAGCCGATCGCCGCCGGGGTCCTGGGCCTGTCTACGGAGAAGTGGGGCGGCATCGCCAAGCTCGACCCCTCCAGCATGAAGCGCGGCAAGGACGAGCAGCAGCTCTCCCTGACCTACTACGGCGGCCCGCTCGCCCCCGACGGCATGCGCACCGGCACGCTGCACGTGGGTGACCGCGCCCCGGACGCCCAACTGCTCGGCGCCGACGGCGCCGAGACCCGCCTGTTCAACCTCTTCCAGGGACCGCACTTCACCGCCATCGCCTACGGCCCCGGCGCCGCCCGGGACCTCGAACTCCTCGACTGGCCGACGACGGGCGCCCAGTTGAAGCGGCTGACCGTCGGATCGGCCGCGGGCGGCGGCCGCGCCTTCTCCGACCCCAAGAACACGCTGCAGAGTGCCTACGGCCTGACTGGCGACACACTGCTGCTGATCCGTCCCGACGGCTACCTCGGGCACATCGCCACTCGGGATTTCCTCACCACCACACAAGCGGCCGTGCGGGCAATGGCGCCGCAGGCAAAGACCCGCACCATGTCCCAGCCGAGCCACACCTACCCCCTTGCATGA
- a CDS encoding IS256 family transposase, translated as MTAPDSLPLHALAEDNLAAASPDLLRAMVKTFADALMSAEADALCNAEYGQVSDERVNHRNGYRPREWDTRAGTVELAVPKLRQGSYFPHWLLERRRRAEQALISVVATAYLLGVSTRRVEKLAESLGVTQLSKSQVSAMAKHLDERVAEFRNRPLDQGPYAFVRVDALTQKVREGGRIINVHALIAVGVNADGHREILGIDVATAEDGAGWLAFLRSLTARGLKGVQLVVSDAHTGLVAAIGAVLPGASWQRCRTHYARNLLSQVPKSAQPWVATLLRTVFEQPDTDAVQAQMRHVLDALEAKFPKAAAHLVAAQHDLLAFTAFPREIWRQIWSNNPQERLNKEIRRRTDVVGIFPDRTALIRLVGAVLAEQNDEWTEARRYMGRELLAKARLHPIESETDETELPTELTA; from the coding sequence ATGACCGCACCCGACAGTCTGCCCCTGCATGCCCTCGCGGAAGACAACCTCGCCGCGGCGAGTCCCGACCTGCTGCGCGCGATGGTCAAGACGTTCGCCGACGCGCTCATGTCCGCGGAGGCCGACGCCCTCTGCAACGCCGAATACGGGCAGGTCAGCGACGAACGCGTCAACCACCGCAACGGCTACCGCCCACGCGAGTGGGACACCCGCGCCGGCACCGTCGAACTCGCCGTCCCCAAGCTGCGCCAGGGCAGCTACTTCCCGCACTGGCTCCTGGAACGACGCCGACGGGCCGAACAGGCCCTCATCTCGGTGGTCGCCACCGCCTACCTGCTCGGCGTCTCCACTCGCAGAGTCGAGAAACTCGCCGAATCCCTCGGCGTCACCCAGCTGTCGAAGTCCCAGGTCAGCGCGATGGCCAAGCACCTGGACGAGCGGGTCGCCGAGTTCCGCAACCGGCCCCTGGACCAAGGCCCTTACGCGTTCGTCCGGGTGGACGCCCTGACCCAGAAGGTCCGCGAGGGCGGCCGTATCATCAACGTCCACGCGCTGATCGCGGTCGGGGTCAACGCCGACGGGCACCGCGAGATCCTCGGCATCGACGTTGCCACCGCCGAGGACGGCGCCGGCTGGCTCGCCTTCCTGCGCTCCCTGACCGCCCGCGGCCTGAAAGGTGTCCAGCTCGTCGTCTCCGACGCCCACACCGGTCTGGTCGCCGCGATCGGCGCCGTCCTGCCCGGAGCATCCTGGCAGCGATGCCGCACGCATTACGCCCGAAATTTGCTGAGCCAGGTCCCCAAGTCCGCCCAGCCGTGGGTGGCCACGCTGCTGCGGACCGTCTTCGAACAGCCCGACACCGACGCCGTCCAGGCCCAGATGCGCCACGTGCTGGACGCCCTGGAGGCCAAGTTTCCCAAGGCCGCCGCCCACTTGGTTGCCGCTCAGCACGACCTGCTGGCGTTCACCGCGTTCCCACGTGAGATCTGGCGGCAGATCTGGTCCAACAACCCACAAGAACGCCTGAACAAGGAGATCCGCCGCCGCACCGACGTGGTCGGCATCTTCCCCGACCGCACCGCCCTGATCCGCCTGGTCGGCGCGGTGCTGGCCGAGCAGAACGACGAGTGGACCGAGGCCCGCCGCTACATGGGCCGCGAGCTCCTCGCCAAGGCCCGCCTCCACCCGATCGAGTCAGAAACCGACGAGACCGAACTGCCCACCGAACTCACCGCATAG
- a CDS encoding SRPBCC family protein, producing the protein MIRIEVTQPVNDSTQPDQHRLDRDGLWAGLLSKAENAVPFVAGMTECTVLERTDESLVREVVVRGERIREDVAFQQGQRVSFHREDDRATWMIHNEIGEDESGALTLTFASEILFHGQGAEVEQDSEAIAGMRASTLQTVRNTLDVIRRSAAAGSTGAAA; encoded by the coding sequence GTGATACGCATCGAGGTCACCCAGCCTGTCAATGACTCAACTCAGCCAGATCAACACCGTCTTGACCGCGACGGGCTGTGGGCCGGTCTGCTCAGCAAAGCCGAGAACGCCGTCCCATTCGTCGCTGGCATGACGGAGTGCACTGTGCTGGAACGCACGGACGAGAGCCTGGTACGCGAGGTGGTCGTGCGTGGTGAGCGAATCCGTGAGGATGTCGCCTTCCAGCAAGGGCAGCGTGTCAGTTTTCACCGTGAGGATGACCGCGCCACCTGGATGATCCACAACGAGATCGGTGAGGACGAATCCGGCGCCCTCACCCTGACCTTCGCCAGCGAGATTCTGTTCCATGGCCAGGGTGCCGAAGTGGAACAGGACAGCGAGGCCATCGCGGGCATGCGCGCGAGCACGCTCCAGACCGTACGGAACACCCTGGACGTCATCCGGCGTTCGGCAGCAGCTGGTTCCACGGGAGCAGCCGCATAA
- a CDS encoding ferredoxin reductase family protein: MPVLIVIAIYAVRIARAPLDPRLKKRHVGPLSVTTGAVMLYLAWDWLRPEGLSAVYFVGEFAGVLSAYLMSCTLVLATRLMWLEQWFGGLDRMYRQHKRYAVWSILLLTPHLLLHFFSGFDGSQYGYAHRTASVGMGHLLGAVSAIGLLLLVLISLGQVGRILRLPYERWLFLHRLTGLLLLSALLHGWFLDLIINGSTPLLAIYVTMATVGMTAYAYDELVLRHREPRADYTIHRVERPTPDILDLTLTPTGKTALPVTGGQFVYLRVGGWHEHPFSVAGTQADGSVRLTIRALGRGTRGLYTDVSEGHPATLKGPYGMFDHTLGGPRQIWIAGGIGIAPFLGWLTHPGAEPAQTDLFYCAATAEDAPFLSELTAAAAHRPEFRLHPTFSRSHGRLTAERIQAEAGPITPDTHVFLCGPASMIENLTRGLHRQGVPRQHLHAEHFAFR; this comes from the coding sequence ATGCCCGTCCTGATCGTGATAGCGATCTACGCTGTCCGGATCGCGCGCGCCCCCCTGGACCCGCGCCTGAAGAAGCGCCACGTCGGACCCCTGTCGGTCACGACCGGAGCGGTCATGCTCTACCTGGCCTGGGACTGGCTCAGGCCCGAGGGCCTCAGCGCTGTCTATTTCGTCGGCGAGTTCGCCGGCGTCCTGTCCGCCTACCTGATGTCCTGCACCCTGGTGCTGGCCACCCGCCTGATGTGGCTGGAGCAGTGGTTCGGCGGCCTGGACCGCATGTACCGCCAGCACAAGCGGTACGCCGTATGGTCCATACTCCTGCTCACCCCCCACCTGCTCCTCCACTTTTTCTCCGGTTTCGACGGGAGCCAGTACGGCTACGCCCACCGGACCGCGTCGGTAGGGATGGGCCATCTCCTCGGTGCCGTCTCCGCCATCGGCCTGCTGCTGCTCGTCCTCATCTCACTCGGCCAGGTCGGCCGCATCCTCCGACTGCCCTACGAGCGCTGGCTGTTCCTGCACCGCCTCACCGGCCTGCTGCTCCTGTCGGCGCTGTTGCACGGCTGGTTCCTCGATCTCATCATCAACGGATCCACGCCCCTCCTGGCGATCTACGTCACCATGGCCACCGTCGGCATGACCGCCTACGCCTACGACGAACTGGTGCTACGGCACAGGGAACCCCGGGCGGACTACACCATCCACCGCGTCGAGCGGCCGACACCCGACATCCTCGACCTCACCCTCACGCCCACCGGCAAGACGGCGCTTCCCGTGACCGGAGGCCAGTTCGTCTACCTGCGGGTCGGCGGCTGGCACGAACACCCCTTCAGCGTCGCCGGAACGCAGGCCGACGGCTCGGTACGCCTCACCATCCGGGCCCTGGGCCGCGGTACACGCGGCCTCTACACGGACGTGAGCGAAGGACACCCCGCAACCCTCAAGGGTCCTTACGGCATGTTCGACCACACCCTCGGCGGACCCCGGCAGATATGGATCGCGGGCGGCATCGGTATCGCGCCCTTCCTCGGCTGGCTCACCCACCCCGGTGCGGAGCCGGCCCAAACCGACCTCTTCTACTGCGCCGCCACCGCCGAAGACGCACCGTTCCTCTCGGAACTCACCGCAGCGGCAGCACACCGCCCCGAGTTCCGGCTCCACCCGACGTTCAGCCGCAGCCACGGCCGTCTGACCGCCGAAAGAATCCAGGCCGAGGCCGGACCGATCACCCCCGACACGCACGTCTTCCTCTGCGGCCCCGCCTCAATGATCGAAAACCTCACCCGCGGCCTCCACCGCCAGGGCGTCCCCCGCCAGCATCTCCACGCCGAGCACTTCGCCTTCCGCTGA
- a CDS encoding alpha/beta fold hydrolase, with translation MSTWSEPQPDSRFVVVDGLRIHYKRAGHGPALVLLHGSASSLQHFDRATDLLSESFDVIRSDLPAFGLTGPRPDRDYRVPAYAATVTGFLEALGVPCYALAGNSLGGNIAWNVALDHPERLTGLVLVNATGYPEKTVPAGMRLTRNPLVRPLLRRVMPRGAIERSLRESVGPSSQIVDDAMVDRAHQLMSRPGNRSAFVDFCNTDQPDRSAQIPRITVPTLVLRSASIDGQHFARDIPGAQELVHPHGGHLLPEEEPEWVADAIATFLGSCADTPAN, from the coding sequence ATGAGTACCTGGTCTGAACCCCAGCCCGACTCCCGGTTCGTCGTGGTGGACGGCCTGCGGATCCACTACAAGCGTGCTGGGCATGGCCCGGCTCTCGTGCTGCTGCACGGCAGTGCCTCGTCCCTGCAGCACTTCGACCGCGCGACGGATCTGCTGTCGGAGTCGTTCGATGTCATCCGTTCCGACCTGCCGGCGTTCGGGCTGACGGGCCCGCGCCCGGACCGCGACTACCGCGTTCCGGCGTACGCCGCGACGGTGACGGGCTTCCTGGAGGCGCTGGGCGTGCCGTGCTACGCGTTGGCCGGTAATTCCCTGGGCGGCAACATCGCCTGGAACGTTGCGCTGGATCATCCGGAGCGGCTGACCGGCCTGGTACTGGTCAATGCCACCGGCTACCCGGAGAAGACGGTGCCCGCGGGAATGCGCCTGACCCGCAACCCGCTGGTGCGGCCCCTGCTGAGGCGGGTGATGCCGCGCGGAGCCATCGAGCGCAGCCTGCGCGAGAGCGTCGGGCCGTCTTCGCAGATCGTGGACGACGCCATGGTGGACCGCGCCCATCAGCTCATGAGCCGCCCCGGTAACCGCTCGGCCTTCGTCGACTTCTGCAACACCGACCAGCCGGACCGCAGCGCGCAGATCCCCCGCATCACGGTGCCCACGCTGGTGCTGCGCAGCGCGAGCATCGACGGCCAGCACTTCGCCCGCGACATCCCCGGCGCCCAGGAGCTCGTCCACCCCCACGGCGGACATCTGCTGCCGGAGGAGGAACCGGAGTGGGTCGCGGACGCGATCGCGACGTTCCTCGGCTCCTGCGCCGACACACCCGCGAACTGA
- a CDS encoding alpha/beta fold hydrolase encodes MKYFVASVEDRKLTADSRKALRGSFIELSDGVTHYELTGPEDGEVVLMAGGLTIPLFYWDGLVSELHARGLRTLTCSAYGRGYSDRVQARYDETLFTRQLAELTDRLGLTARPLHLVGTSMGALVSMTYAAQYRSSLSTLTIVGPAGLAKPQLTSPHRLLRNDWLADLIARRRGRQILQGHLGHNVRDPELGGKLTEMVLDAFRFEGSLYAVFDTLQHLPFTGRDDLFRRTGALGIPTLLLWGDEDDVTPLTQFDTARALLKPQKHHVINKCGHMAPYERPRDVADQLVPFVSARTERLDS; translated from the coding sequence ATGAAGTACTTCGTCGCCTCGGTCGAGGACCGCAAGCTCACCGCCGACTCGCGCAAGGCGCTGCGCGGCAGTTTCATCGAGCTGTCCGACGGCGTCACCCACTACGAGTTGACGGGGCCCGAGGACGGAGAAGTGGTCCTGATGGCGGGCGGTCTGACCATCCCGCTGTTCTACTGGGACGGCCTCGTCAGCGAGCTGCACGCCCGCGGGCTGCGCACGCTGACCTGCAGCGCCTACGGCCGCGGCTACTCCGACCGGGTACAGGCGCGATACGACGAGACGCTGTTCACGCGACAGCTGGCCGAACTGACGGACCGGCTCGGCCTGACGGCGCGGCCCCTGCACCTGGTCGGCACCTCCATGGGCGCGCTGGTCAGCATGACGTACGCCGCCCAGTACCGCTCATCGCTGTCCACGCTCACCATTGTGGGCCCTGCCGGTCTTGCGAAACCTCAGCTGACCTCCCCCCACCGACTGCTGCGCAACGACTGGCTGGCCGACCTCATCGCCCGGCGGCGCGGCCGACAGATACTTCAAGGACACCTGGGGCACAACGTCCGCGACCCCGAGCTCGGCGGGAAACTGACCGAGATGGTCCTCGACGCCTTCCGCTTCGAGGGCTCGCTGTACGCGGTCTTCGACACGCTGCAGCACCTGCCTTTCACCGGCCGTGACGACCTCTTCCGGCGGACGGGGGCCCTGGGTATTCCGACGCTGCTGCTGTGGGGCGACGAGGACGACGTCACGCCGCTGACGCAGTTCGACACAGCGCGCGCTCTGCTGAAGCCCCAGAAACATCACGTAATTAACAAATGCGGGCATATGGCCCCCTATGAACGGCCTCGCGACGTCGCCGATCAGCTCGTCCCGTTCGTGTCCGCACGCACCGAAAGGCTCGACTCATGA